The following proteins are co-located in the Microcystis wesenbergii NRERC-220 genome:
- the kdpC gene encoding K(+)-transporting ATPase subunit C: MSFAREAGRAIRSTLVLWVITALIYPFAMIAVGQILFPWQANGSLITNNQGQVVGSALIGQPFTSDRYFNSRLSTTAYSTADPKNDPNKILQTGISGASNLAPSNPALIERIKGKPDPDPQKALEGEIPRLEKAAIKPTADLVYTSGSGLDPHITPEAARAQIDRVARSRGLPPNQVEILVTKNTDARFLGIFGEPGVNVLKLNLALDAIASIDDRYL; this comes from the coding sequence GCCGGTAGAGCCATCCGTTCTACCCTAGTTCTCTGGGTGATCACTGCGCTGATCTATCCTTTTGCGATGATCGCCGTCGGTCAAATTCTTTTTCCCTGGCAAGCGAACGGGAGTTTGATCACCAATAATCAAGGTCAAGTGGTGGGTTCGGCTCTAATTGGGCAACCTTTCACCAGCGATCGCTATTTCAATAGTCGCCTGAGTACCACCGCCTACAGTACGGCCGATCCGAAAAACGATCCTAACAAGATCCTGCAAACCGGGATTTCGGGGGCGAGTAACCTAGCTCCTAGTAACCCCGCATTGATCGAACGGATTAAAGGAAAACCCGATCCCGATCCGCAAAAAGCACTCGAGGGGGAGATTCCCCGATTAGAGAAAGCGGCAATTAAACCCACCGCAGATCTGGTGTACACCTCCGGTTCCGGTCTCGATCCCCATATCACCCCGGAGGCAGCTAGAGCGCAGATCGATCGGGTGGCGCGCTCGCGCGGATTACCGCCCAATCAAGTGGAGATCCTCGTTACCAAAAACACCGACGCTCGCTTTCTCGGCATCTTCGGCGAACCGGGGGTTAACGTGCTGAAACTGAATCTGGCTCTAGACGCGATCGCAAGCATCGATGATCGCTATCTCTAA
- a CDS encoding DNA methyltransferase, giving the protein MPIVTEYDGLIKISRNPYYETRLGSAYLGNSLTLMGELPDESVDLICTSPPFALVRKKEYGNVDADDYVEWFKIFAGEFYRILKPKGSLVIDIGGSWLKGFPVRSLYHFELVIELCKPRLEGGLGFFLAQELFWYNPAKLPTPAEWVTVRRERVKDAVNTVWWLSKEPHPKANNKRVLRPYSEAMKNLIKNGYEAKLRPSGHDISTKFQNDRGGAIPPNIITDSIQERGASIGSPVLGEFNWILENDLGQPVNVISASNTASNDYYQRRCKEEGVKPHPARFPQALPEFVISLCTEPGDLVLDPFAGSNMTGRVAETLERRWLAFELNEDYMIASQFRFEQDAPLVVAPIKDRKTLKARALELAKDYPDKSLTMDTQKPFVQLDLFPASDNSMTDKKIIRFTYGDQFSPKQFQASELVQLCSDCLPDRRVLQDEIAKRYYADHSSQNDLQKGENRGKLAMNTFLSLRAYKLVESIDGDDWQYRLTDIANEILDNQQDSETVFTIFARHILVNLTGMSLIKAIEAINSRGDKPQLEIIAYELQEMGYSLSTNCTYVSTMRQWLQEAKVLEKSYEINWDRVYDLLELDQDYIDELYTLSSEQKYFLLAMLQMAITELTEWNKITRYATSVYKIRFPSKSFVQDIIQPLVKVGLIATEKTTSGRGAKPNLVKLTEKSQLELLSRLLQSISDITEISQTELNRSFEDVVNDLDNPDKHIKGKALELLAIWMIRLTSLRFTKWRKRDYETGQGEVDVLAASDRFVYHRWQIQCKNTKRVDVEVLAKEVGMTFVTGSDVVMIVTTGEFTRDAFQYAYRMMEVSRYYMVLIQKEDIDAIKQDRTNIIKILDRRARRVFAKKELGLTDNTIDEIESEDNSLAELLEFSGEE; this is encoded by the coding sequence GTGCCAATTGTTACTGAGTACGATGGTTTAATCAAAATCAGCCGAAATCCCTATTATGAGACTCGGCTTGGTTCCGCTTATTTGGGTAATAGCCTGACACTGATGGGGGAGTTGCCGGATGAGAGTGTCGATTTGATTTGTACTTCCCCACCTTTTGCCTTAGTAAGAAAAAAAGAGTATGGCAATGTGGACGCTGATGATTACGTTGAATGGTTTAAAATATTTGCTGGTGAATTTTATCGTATTCTCAAGCCCAAAGGCTCCCTAGTTATAGATATTGGTGGTAGTTGGCTTAAAGGTTTTCCCGTGCGTTCTCTGTATCATTTCGAGTTAGTTATAGAACTTTGTAAACCGAGATTAGAAGGTGGACTAGGTTTTTTTCTCGCCCAAGAACTTTTTTGGTATAATCCAGCCAAACTTCCTACCCCCGCAGAATGGGTGACAGTCAGGAGGGAACGCGTCAAGGATGCTGTCAATACCGTTTGGTGGTTATCGAAGGAGCCGCACCCGAAAGCAAATAACAAGAGAGTTTTACGCCCTTATAGCGAGGCAATGAAAAACCTGATTAAAAATGGCTATGAGGCAAAACTGCGCCCGTCAGGACATGATATTTCCACTAAATTTCAGAATGACCGAGGAGGAGCTATTCCCCCAAATATTATTACTGATTCTATTCAGGAAAGAGGCGCGTCTATAGGTAGTCCAGTACTGGGAGAGTTCAACTGGATTTTAGAGAATGATTTAGGGCAGCCAGTAAATGTTATATCCGCTTCTAACACGGCATCTAATGATTACTATCAAAGAAGATGTAAGGAAGAAGGGGTGAAACCCCATCCTGCTAGATTTCCGCAAGCTTTACCCGAATTTGTTATTAGTCTCTGTACTGAGCCTGGTGATTTAGTTCTCGATCCTTTTGCCGGTTCAAACATGACAGGACGAGTAGCTGAAACCCTTGAGCGTCGTTGGTTAGCGTTTGAATTAAATGAAGATTATATGATAGCTTCGCAGTTTCGATTTGAACAAGATGCTCCTTTGGTCGTAGCTCCTATAAAGGATAGAAAAACTCTTAAAGCACGAGCCTTAGAACTGGCTAAGGATTATCCTGACAAAAGCTTGACAATGGATACTCAAAAACCTTTTGTTCAGTTAGATTTGTTTCCTGCCAGCGATAATAGTATGACAGACAAAAAAATCATCAGATTTACCTACGGCGACCAGTTTTCTCCTAAGCAATTTCAAGCATCTGAATTAGTACAACTTTGTTCTGATTGTCTTCCCGATCGTCGAGTGCTTCAGGATGAGATTGCTAAACGTTATTATGCTGACCATTCCAGCCAAAACGATCTACAGAAAGGAGAGAATCGTGGCAAACTTGCCATGAATACATTTCTTTCCCTTCGTGCTTATAAGTTGGTTGAATCAATTGATGGTGATGATTGGCAGTATCGACTCACGGATATCGCTAATGAAATATTAGACAATCAACAAGATAGTGAGACAGTTTTCACAATTTTTGCTCGCCATATTCTTGTTAACCTAACTGGAATGTCCCTAATAAAAGCCATAGAAGCGATTAATAGTAGGGGAGATAAACCCCAGCTAGAAATCATCGCTTACGAACTTCAAGAAATGGGGTATTCACTCTCGACCAATTGTACTTATGTTAGTACCATGAGACAATGGTTACAAGAAGCTAAAGTCCTGGAGAAAAGTTATGAGATTAACTGGGATCGAGTCTATGATCTATTGGAACTCGATCAAGACTATATTGACGAGCTTTATACTCTTAGTTCCGAACAAAAATATTTTTTACTGGCTATGCTTCAGATGGCGATTACTGAGCTAACCGAGTGGAATAAAATTACCAGATACGCCACCAGTGTTTATAAAATACGATTCCCCTCGAAATCTTTTGTTCAGGATATTATTCAACCTTTAGTAAAAGTCGGCTTAATTGCAACTGAGAAAACGACCAGCGGACGAGGAGCGAAACCTAATCTTGTCAAGCTTACCGAGAAATCACAGCTAGAACTGTTATCTAGATTATTACAATCTATATCCGATATTACAGAAATCTCCCAAACCGAGCTAAATCGAAGTTTTGAAGATGTTGTTAATGACCTAGATAATCCCGATAAACATATTAAAGGTAAAGCTCTTGAACTGCTGGCGATTTGGATGATTCGTCTAACCAGTCTTAGATTCACAAAATGGCGGAAAAGAGACTATGAAACTGGACAGGGTGAAGTAGATGTTCTGGCAGCATCAGACCGCTTTGTTTATCATCGTTGGCAAATTCAGTGTAAAAATACAAAGCGAGTAGATGTAGAAGTATTAGCCAAAGAAGTTGGTATGACCTTCGTAACAGGGTCTGACGTAGTTATGATTGTGACTACTGGTGAATTTACTAGAGACGCTTTTCAGTATGCTTATCGAATGATGGAAGTATCGAGATACTATATGGTGTTGATACAAAAAGAAGACATTGATGCAATTAAACAAGATAGAACCAATATTATCAAAATTCTTGATCGTCGTGCAAGGCGCGTGTTCGCCAAGAAAGAGTTGGGCTTAACTGATAATACAATTGACGAGATAGAAAGTGAAGATAATTCACTGGCAGAGTTATTGGAATTCTCCGGGGAGGAATAA
- the cphA gene encoding cyanophycin synthetase, protein MKILRTQTLRGPNYWSIRRDKLIVMRLDLEDLAEKPSNEIPGFYEGLIDVLPSLVEHYCSPGYRGGFFERVRTGTYMGHIIEHIALELQELAGTPVGFGRTRATSTPGVYNVVFEYVEEQAGRYAGRAAVRLCQSIVDTGTYPQEELAQDLADLRDLCNNASLGPSTETIVKEAQARNIPWLLLSARAMVQLGYGVHQKRIQATLSSFSGILAVELACDKEGTKTILKDGGIPVPRGTVIQYLDELSAAIEEVGGFPIVIKPLDGNHGRGISIDIKNQQEAEEAYDLASAASKTRSVIVERYYKGSDHRILVINGKVAAVAERIPAHVVGDGRSTVEELIEITNQDPNRGEGHANVLTKITIDKTALNVLGKQGYELTSILPQGAIAYLRATANLSTGGIAVDRTDEIHPENVWIAQRVAKLIGLDIAGIDVVTDDIRKPLKEVDGVIVEVNAAPGFRMHVAPSRGLPRNIAAPVIDMLFPPGTPSRVPILAITGTNGKTTTSRLISHICRQTGKVVGFTTTDGVYIDDYLVEKGDNTGPYSASMILKDPTVEIAVLETARGGILRSGLAFNQCDVGVVLNVAADHLGIGDIDTIEQMAKVKSVVAEVVSAEGYAVLNADDPLTASMAEKVKGRVAYFSMSPDNPIIHDHIRRGGMAAIYENGYLSILEGEWTLRIEEAVNIPVTMQGMAPFMIANALAACLATFVQGIDIELIRQGVRTFKPSVAQTPGRMNLFDLGHHHALIDYAHNPAGYEAVGGFVGNWSGEKVGVVGGPGDRRDDDLILLGKLSAQMFDRIIVKEDNDTRGRRRGEVADLILRGISQENASLRPEVILDETEALEKALSTVSEGGLVVIFPESVTQAIDLIEKHRPLTDNQG, encoded by the coding sequence ATGAAAATTCTCAGAACCCAAACCCTGCGCGGTCCCAACTACTGGAGTATTCGTCGCGACAAGCTCATTGTTATGCGTCTGGATCTCGAAGATCTCGCAGAGAAGCCATCGAATGAAATCCCCGGCTTTTACGAGGGATTAATCGACGTTCTGCCCAGTTTAGTCGAACATTACTGCTCCCCCGGTTATCGCGGCGGTTTCTTTGAACGAGTCCGCACTGGTACTTATATGGGCCATATTATCGAACATATCGCCCTGGAATTGCAGGAATTGGCGGGAACTCCCGTCGGGTTTGGTCGCACTAGAGCCACCTCCACCCCAGGAGTCTATAACGTCGTGTTTGAATACGTTGAGGAGCAAGCGGGACGTTATGCGGGTCGGGCTGCCGTGCGGTTGTGTCAATCGATTGTCGATACGGGAACCTATCCTCAGGAAGAATTGGCCCAAGATTTAGCAGATTTACGCGATTTATGCAATAATGCCTCCCTCGGTCCGAGTACCGAAACTATCGTCAAAGAAGCACAAGCTAGAAATATCCCCTGGTTACTCCTGAGCGCTCGTGCCATGGTGCAATTGGGCTATGGCGTTCACCAAAAGCGCATTCAAGCCACTTTAAGCAGTTTTTCGGGGATTTTAGCCGTTGAGTTGGCCTGTGACAAGGAAGGCACAAAAACTATCCTCAAGGATGGTGGGATTCCAGTCCCCCGGGGTACGGTGATTCAATACTTGGATGAGTTGTCAGCGGCAATCGAGGAAGTGGGAGGGTTTCCCATCGTGATTAAACCCCTCGATGGCAACCACGGCCGGGGTATCAGCATCGACATCAAAAATCAACAGGAAGCAGAGGAAGCCTATGATCTGGCCAGTGCCGCCTCGAAAACCCGCAGCGTGATCGTAGAAAGGTATTATAAAGGCAGTGATCACCGAATTTTAGTCATAAACGGCAAAGTCGCCGCCGTGGCCGAACGGATTCCCGCTCACGTCGTCGGTGATGGGCGCTCAACTGTAGAAGAATTAATCGAAATTACTAATCAAGATCCCAACCGGGGCGAGGGTCACGCCAACGTTTTAACTAAAATAACTATTGACAAAACCGCCCTTAATGTGCTAGGAAAACAGGGCTATGAATTAACCAGCATTTTACCCCAAGGTGCGATCGCCTATCTGCGGGCTACCGCTAATTTAAGCACCGGCGGCATCGCTGTGGATCGTACCGACGAAATTCACCCCGAAAACGTCTGGATCGCCCAAAGAGTGGCAAAATTAATCGGTTTGGACATTGCCGGTATCGATGTGGTGACAGATGATATCCGCAAACCCCTGAAAGAAGTGGACGGGGTGATCGTAGAAGTCAACGCCGCCCCCGGTTTTCGGATGCACGTCGCCCCTAGTCGCGGTTTACCCCGCAATATCGCCGCCCCAGTTATCGATATGTTATTCCCCCCCGGGACTCCCAGTCGCGTGCCAATTCTGGCAATTACGGGAACTAACGGCAAAACCACCACTAGCCGCTTAATTTCTCATATTTGCCGACAAACGGGGAAAGTAGTCGGATTTACCACGACGGACGGCGTATATATCGATGATTATCTCGTAGAAAAGGGCGATAACACCGGTCCCTACAGTGCCAGTATGATTTTGAAAGATCCCACAGTGGAGATTGCCGTGTTAGAAACGGCCCGGGGTGGTATCCTGCGATCGGGTTTAGCCTTTAATCAGTGCGATGTGGGAGTGGTGTTAAATGTGGCCGCCGACCATTTGGGTATCGGCGATATCGACACCATCGAACAAATGGCGAAGGTAAAAAGCGTTGTGGCCGAGGTGGTTAGCGCCGAGGGTTACGCGGTTTTAAATGCCGATGACCCCTTGACCGCTAGTATGGCCGAAAAAGTCAAGGGAAGAGTCGCTTATTTTTCCATGAGTCCCGATAACCCGATTATTCACGACCATATCCGTCGCGGTGGCATGGCCGCCATCTATGAGAATGGCTATCTGTCGATTCTAGAGGGAGAATGGACGCTGAGAATCGAGGAAGCGGTCAATATTCCCGTGACTATGCAGGGAATGGCTCCTTTTATGATTGCTAACGCCTTGGCCGCCTGTTTAGCGACTTTTGTGCAGGGTATCGATATCGAGTTAATTCGCCAAGGGGTGCGGACTTTTAAACCTTCCGTGGCCCAAACCCCCGGCAGGATGAACCTGTTTGACTTGGGACACCATCACGCTTTAATCGATTATGCCCATAATCCCGCCGGATACGAAGCCGTCGGCGGTTTTGTCGGCAATTGGTCCGGGGAAAAAGTCGGCGTGGTCGGCGGACCTGGCGATCGACGCGATGATGATTTAATTTTATTAGGGAAATTATCGGCCCAAATGTTCGATCGGATTATTGTTAAGGAAGATAACGATACTCGCGGTCGCCGCCGGGGGGAAGTGGCCGATTTAATTCTCAGGGGAATTAGCCAAGAAAATGCCAGTTTGCGGCCGGAAGTTATTCTCGATGAAACGGAAGCTTTAGAGAAGGCTTTAAGTACGGTTTCTGAGGGTGGTTTAGTGGTAATTTTCCCCGAAAGTGTCACCCAGGCGATCGATTTGATCGAGAAACATCGACCCCTGACCGATAACCAGGGTTAG
- a CDS encoding RRXRR domain-containing protein, translating into MARVPVISKDGKPLMPTKPSRARRWIKEGKAIGKFNDLDIFYVQLTDEPSDSKTQPIAIGIDPGKLFSGIGVQSSLFTLWKAHLELPFKRVKERMDNRRLMRRGRRKRRINRQLSFNLRAHRQKRFSNRRTGKLAPSIRANRQLELRVVSELTKIYPITDIYFEYIKADIDLTSGRKGAKSGKGFSSVMVGQKWAIEQLSQLATVHTRFGWQTSNLRKHLRLEKSKNKAEQSPESHANDGIALACFQFLDYWPFHASNSHGYDWKGSVKVTNASFAVIKRPPISRRQLHLMVFSKGGKRRKYGGSTTRHGFRKGDLVSSPKGIGYVSGDTEKQLSVSDANWKRLGQITVSKIQLIRRSNGLIVSH; encoded by the coding sequence ATGGCAAGAGTTCCTGTTATCTCAAAAGACGGAAAACCGTTAATGCCCACCAAACCTAGTCGGGCCAGACGGTGGATTAAGGAAGGAAAAGCTATCGGTAAATTCAACGACTTAGATATTTTCTATGTCCAGCTAACCGATGAACCTTCCGATAGTAAAACCCAACCGATTGCTATTGGTATTGACCCGGGTAAATTATTCTCTGGAATTGGCGTTCAATCCTCTCTTTTTACTCTTTGGAAGGCTCACTTAGAACTTCCTTTTAAACGAGTAAAAGAGCGCATGGACAATAGACGGTTAATGCGAAGAGGACGTAGAAAAAGACGGATTAACCGCCAACTTTCTTTTAATCTAAGAGCGCATCGACAAAAACGATTCTCAAATAGAAGAACAGGAAAATTAGCTCCCTCAATCAGAGCTAATCGTCAACTTGAACTTCGAGTCGTTTCCGAACTAACCAAAATCTATCCAATTACCGATATTTACTTTGAGTACATCAAAGCCGATATTGATCTAACTTCTGGTAGAAAAGGAGCTAAGTCTGGAAAAGGTTTCTCGTCGGTTATGGTCGGACAGAAATGGGCTATTGAGCAACTATCTCAATTGGCAACAGTCCATACTCGCTTTGGTTGGCAAACCTCTAATCTTAGAAAACATTTGCGACTAGAAAAGTCCAAAAATAAAGCAGAACAATCACCAGAAAGTCATGCTAACGATGGAATTGCTCTTGCCTGTTTTCAGTTTTTAGATTATTGGCCATTTCATGCTTCTAATAGTCATGGATACGATTGGAAGGGTTCTGTTAAAGTAACAAACGCTTCCTTTGCTGTCATCAAACGTCCTCCTATTAGTCGTCGTCAACTTCACCTGATGGTTTTTTCTAAAGGTGGTAAACGACGTAAATATGGTGGCTCTACCACAAGACATGGGTTCCGTAAAGGAGATTTAGTTTCTTCTCCTAAAGGAATTGGTTATGTTAGTGGAGATACCGAAAAACAGCTATCTGTAAGCGATGCCAATTGGAAACGATTGGGACAGATAACTGTTAGCAAGATTCAGTTAATTCGTCGTTCTAACGGTTTAATTGTTTCTCACTAA
- a CDS encoding cyanophycinase, which produces MIIELETQHHENPAPISLKTAILVIGGAEDKVHGKEILHTFWNRAGGSEAVIAIVPSASREPVLIGDRYQKIFEEMGAKYVKVIDIRDRVQGEDPQFQAYIEECTGVFMTGGDQLRLCGLLSDTPLMERIRQRVQRGELTLAGTSAGAAVMGHHMIAGGSSGEAPNRALVDMAMGLGLIPEVIVDQHFHNRNRMARLMSAISGYPERLGIGIDEDTCAMFERDGTMTVIGCGTVTVIDARAMSHTNHHQVTANEPLSLHNLRVHILSYGDGYHLKKQQVIAKLG; this is translated from the coding sequence ATGATCATCGAGCTAGAAACCCAACACCACGAAAATCCTGCCCCCATATCTCTCAAAACGGCGATTTTAGTCATTGGAGGTGCCGAGGATAAAGTCCACGGTAAAGAGATACTGCACACCTTTTGGAATCGCGCCGGGGGTAGCGAAGCAGTGATCGCTATTGTTCCCTCCGCTTCTAGAGAACCGGTTTTAATCGGCGATCGCTATCAGAAGATTTTCGAGGAAATGGGGGCAAAATACGTCAAAGTTATCGATATTCGTGATCGCGTACAGGGAGAAGACCCCCAATTCCAGGCCTACATCGAAGAATGTACAGGTGTATTTATGACCGGAGGCGACCAGCTGCGTTTATGCGGGTTGCTCTCCGATACTCCCCTGATGGAAAGAATCAGACAAAGAGTGCAACGGGGAGAACTGACCCTGGCTGGAACTAGCGCCGGGGCTGCCGTTATGGGTCATCACATGATTGCTGGGGGCAGCAGCGGGGAAGCACCAAATCGGGCCCTAGTGGATATGGCCATGGGATTAGGTCTGATTCCTGAAGTCATTGTCGATCAACACTTCCACAATCGCAACCGCATGGCTCGGTTAATGAGCGCTATCTCCGGTTATCCCGAACGTTTAGGAATTGGCATCGATGAAGATACCTGCGCTATGTTTGAACGGGATGGCACGATGACGGTAATCGGCTGCGGTACAGTGACGGTAATTGATGCCAGGGCAATGTCCCACACCAACCACCATCAGGTCACCGCTAACGAACCCCTGAGTCTGCATAATCTGCGGGTACATATTCTTTCCTACGGTGATGGCTATCATCTCAAAAAACAGCAAGTGATCGCTAAATTGGGGTAA
- the trmD gene encoding tRNA (guanosine(37)-N1)-methyltransferase TrmD produces the protein MQFDIITLFPDFFTSPLQSGLLAKALERDIARVNLVNLRDFAHDKHRRVDDEPYGGGVGMLLKPEPIFEAIESLEILPPREILLMTPQGEPLNQALLKTWSSSYQQLILICGHYEGVDERVCEHLVTREVSLGDFVLTCGEIPALAIINGVTRLLPGTVGKAESLKLESFEAGLLDYPQYTRPPVFRGWQVPPVLRSGNHQDIADWRYQQQLDRTKERRPDLWQKWLEERD, from the coding sequence GTGCAGTTTGACATTATTACTCTCTTTCCCGATTTTTTTACTTCACCGCTGCAGTCGGGGTTGTTGGCAAAAGCTCTCGAACGCGACATCGCTAGGGTAAATTTGGTCAATCTCCGGGATTTTGCCCACGATAAACACCGTCGCGTCGATGATGAACCCTACGGTGGTGGTGTGGGAATGTTATTAAAACCAGAGCCAATTTTTGAGGCGATCGAGTCTTTAGAAATTTTACCACCCCGGGAGATCCTGCTGATGACTCCCCAGGGGGAACCTCTCAATCAAGCTTTACTGAAAACTTGGTCCAGTAGTTATCAGCAGTTAATTCTCATCTGTGGGCATTATGAAGGAGTAGATGAGCGGGTTTGTGAGCATTTGGTGACTAGAGAGGTATCTTTAGGGGATTTTGTCCTAACTTGTGGGGAAATTCCTGCTTTAGCGATTATTAACGGGGTGACGCGGTTGTTACCCGGGACGGTAGGTAAGGCGGAATCGTTGAAATTGGAGAGTTTTGAGGCAGGTTTATTGGATTATCCCCAATATACCCGGCCGCCGGTCTTTCGCGGTTGGCAAGTGCCGCCGGTTTTGCGATCGGGTAATCATCAGGATATCGCTGATTGGCGCTATCAACAACAACTCGATCGCACTAAGGAACGTCGTCCAGATCTCTGGCAAAAATGGCTAGAGGAACGGGATTAA
- a CDS encoding transposase, translating to MNNFSDKTHRRSLRLSHYDYSQSGGYFVTICIKNSENSLGDIQDNVMNINQFGQVVKDIWHSLDTRYEEVILDEFVIMPNHIHGIIFIDNPVEIIHELSLLKERRKMLLPKVIGYFKMNSAKLINQLRGNQGQSVWQKNYYEHIIRDEVSLTKIREYIVNNPLKWHQDIENQQVKPSQEELQFWQNFGRKDL from the coding sequence ATGAATAACTTTTCTGATAAAACCCATCGTCGTTCCTTAAGATTATCTCACTATGATTATTCTCAATCGGGTGGATATTTCGTAACAATTTGTATTAAAAATAGTGAAAATTCATTAGGTGACATACAAGATAATGTTATGAATATTAATCAATTTGGTCAAGTTGTTAAGGATATTTGGCATAGTTTAGATACTCGTTATGAAGAGGTTATTTTGGATGAATTTGTGATTATGCCTAATCATATTCATGGAATAATATTTATTGATAACCCAGTAGAGATAATTCATGAATTATCTCTACTGAAGGAAAGGAGAAAAATGTTGTTACCCAAAGTGATTGGTTATTTTAAAATGAATAGTGCTAAACTGATTAATCAATTGCGGGGTAATCAAGGTCAATCGGTTTGGCAAAAGAATTATTATGAACATATTATCCGTGATGAGGTTTCCTTAACGAAAATTAGAGAATATATTGTTAATAATCCTTTAAAATGGCATCAAGATATTGAAAATCAGCAAGTCAAACCTAGTCAGGAGGAACTTCAGTTTTGGCAAAACTTCGGTAGAAAGGATTTATAA